Genomic window (Vicinamibacteria bacterium):
CTGGAGGTCCGCGACGGTTAGGCCCACGAGCTCGCCCCGGCGGAGGGCGCAGCCGATAAGCACGGCCAGGATGGCCCGGTCGCGCTTCCCCTTGACGGTGGACGCATCCGGCGCCTGGAGGAGGGTCGTTGCTTCTTCCGCGGTCACCCACTTCCCCACCCGGATCCCCAGGCGCCTCACGCCCCTGACGCTTGCGATCCCGGCGGCCACCATCGGGTCCAGCCAGCCGTTCTCGGCGGCTTCGGTCGCCAGCTTCCTCAGGGGTGCGAGGCGGAGGTTGATACTCGATGGAGCGAGGCCGGAGGCCTCCATGTGCGAGCGGAATTCCTGGAGGGAGGCGCGGGTGAAGGGACGGGGGCCCAGGAAGGCCAGGAAGTCATCGAGGGCTTTCGCGTAGGCCCT
Coding sequences:
- a CDS encoding site-specific integrase, with protein sequence MSDLVPRPETGPEGEGSRPGGGTGEVVARLKALVLDTVSSEHSRRAYAKALDDFLAFLGPRPFTRASLQEFRSHMEASGLAPSSINLRLAPLRKLATEAAENGWLDPMVAAGIASVRGVRRLGIRVGKWVTAEEATTLLQAPDASTVKGKRDRAILAVLIGCALRRGELVGLTVADLQ